The Echinicola rosea genome has a segment encoding these proteins:
- the fsa gene encoding fructose-6-phosphate aldolase: MKFFIDTANLDEIKEAYDLGVLDGVTTNPSLMAKEGITGDDNVKAHYKAICDIVDDKVSAEVISTDFDGMIKEGKELAKIDDKIVVKVPMIKDGVKAIKYFSEEGIRTNCTLVFSPGQAILAAKAGATYLSPFIGRLDDIAFDGLELIEQIVHIYANYGYDTQVLAASVRHTMHLIKCAEIGADVVTCPLNVITGLLNHPLTDAGLAKFLADHAKAAGK; encoded by the coding sequence ATGAAATTCTTTATTGACACCGCCAATCTCGATGAAATCAAAGAAGCCTATGACCTGGGCGTACTGGATGGTGTGACCACCAATCCTTCCCTGATGGCCAAAGAAGGCATCACTGGAGATGATAATGTAAAAGCTCACTATAAAGCCATTTGTGACATCGTAGATGACAAGGTAAGTGCCGAGGTGATTTCCACCGATTTTGACGGCATGATCAAAGAAGGTAAAGAACTTGCCAAAATTGACGACAAGATTGTTGTAAAAGTCCCTATGATCAAGGATGGGGTGAAAGCGATCAAGTACTTCAGTGAGGAAGGTATCCGCACCAATTGTACCTTGGTTTTCTCTCCAGGACAAGCCATTCTCGCCGCCAAAGCAGGGGCTACCTATCTATCCCCTTTTATTGGACGACTGGACGACATCGCTTTTGATGGACTTGAACTGATCGAGCAAATCGTTCACATTTATGCCAATTATGGCTATGATACACAAGTATTGGCTGCTTCTGTGCGACATACCATGCACTTGATAAAATGTGCCGAAATCGGCGCAGATGTGGTGACTTGTCCGCTTAATGTTATCACTGGTTTGCTAAACCACCCCCTTACTGATGCTGGCCTCGCCAAGTTCTTGGCAGACCACGCCAAAGCAGCGGGAAAGTAA
- a CDS encoding fructose-6-phosphate aldolase translates to MYIIKVKGKAKIPDYIQIRDENFVLIAYFRADRPLKNLEKYGLEGKEEEMERLIKALPFGKLQKLEF, encoded by the coding sequence ATGTATATTATTAAGGTCAAGGGCAAAGCAAAGATTCCGGATTACATTCAAATCAGGGACGAAAACTTTGTGCTTATTGCCTATTTTAGAGCCGACCGTCCGCTCAAAAACCTGGAAAAATACGGTTTGGAAGGCAAAGAAGAAGAAATGGAACGCTTGATCAAAGCGCTTCCTTTTGGTAAATTACAAAAGCTAGAATTCTAA